A section of the Primulina eburnea isolate SZY01 chromosome 1, ASM2296580v1, whole genome shotgun sequence genome encodes:
- the LOC140806696 gene encoding uncharacterized protein, whose product MGSRFLYADLIVIPMVAFDVILGMDWLSAYCAVIDCVSKTVKFLEDDYEKDLFVGVTSSLSIPIISCLQATKLLHKGCVGYLASVLDTRKDSRIQLQDIDVVQDYPDVFEEDVPGLPPDREIEFVIDIIPGTAPISKAPYRLAPTEMKELKNQLQELLDKDALSRKSSSELNAMISKPLLLDLQRNEINLEQQSDVRLLELKRNNELTGVSEFVLNRDGLLTFRGKICVPIGDNIRRDVLTEAHTAPYSVHPGGTKMYQDLRRLYWWPVSDRDPRFTSEFWKSLHRALGTKLAFSTAYHPQSEGQSERVIQILEDMLRACTIDFPGSWDSKLPLVEFTYNNSYQSSIGIAPYEALYGRKCRSPLYWDEVGEIKMLGPELVQQTAEVVALIQERMKIAQSRQKSYADVRRRPLAFEVGDHVFIKIAPLKGVMRFGKKGKLSPRYIGPFEILDKIGDRAYRLALPPDLDRVHNVFHVSMLRKYLANPSHVLRYESLELLPNLSYDEMPVQILDRKVKVLRNKEIGLVKVLWRNQVIEEATWEPEEEMKQRYPNLFDSR is encoded by the exons ATGGGATCAAGATTTTTGTATGCAGATTTAATAGTAATTccaatggttgcatttgatgtgatattgggtATGGATTGGTTGTCTGCTTACTGTGCTGTGATTGATTGTGTTAGTAAGACAGTAAAATTTCTAGAAGATGATTATGAGAAAGATTTATTTGTGGGTGTTACCTCTTCATTAAGTATCCCTATTATTTCTTGCCTTCAAGCCACTAAATTGTTGCACAAGGGCTGTGTTGGTTACTTAGCTTCAGTTTTGGATACAAGAAAGGATAGTAGAATACAGTTACAGGACATTGATGTGGTTCAGGATTAtcctgatgtatttgaggagGATGTACCTGGATTACCACCTGATCGAGAaatagagtttgttattgatataATTCCAGGTACAGCCCCAATTTCTAAGGCTCCATACAGATTGGCTCcaactgaaatgaaagaattaaagaatCAATTGCAggagctattagataaag atgctttgagtcgcAAGTCAAGTTCAGAATTGAATGCTATGATTTCTAAACCTTTGTTGCTTGATTTACAAAGGAATGAGATAAATTTG GAACAACAGTCCGATGTTCGGTTATTGGAGTTAAAAAGGAATAATGAATTAACAGGAGTTTCTGAATTTGTATTGAATCGTGATGGTTTGTTGACCTTTCGAGGTAAAATATGTGTTCCTATAGGTGATAACATTCGAAGAGATGTACTCACAGAAGCTCATACGGCGCCATACTCTGTACATCCTGGTGGTACTAAGATGTACCAAGATCTTCGAcgtctttattggtggccag tgtcagatcgtgatccaaggTTTACATCAGAGTTTTGGAAAAGTTTACATCGAGCTTTGGGCACGAAGTTAGCCTTTAGCACAGCCTACCATCCTCAAAGCGAAGGGCAATCAGAAAGGGTTATTcaaattcttgaggatatgttaagAGCTTGCACAATTGATTTCCCTGGGAGttgggattccaagttgccaTTAGTTGAATTCACGTATAATAATAGTTACCAGTCTTCCATTGGCATAGCACCTTATGAAGCCttatatggaagaaagtgtagatctcctctgtattgggacgaggtaggTGAAATAAAGATGTTGGGCCCAGAGTTggttcaacaaacagcagaagTTGTGGCGTTAATTCAAGAAAGAATGAAGATAGCTCAGTCtagacagaaaagttatgcCGATGTGAGAAGACGGCCTTTGGCATTCGAGGTTGGTGATCAtgtttttatcaagatagcTCCTCTCAAAGgagttatgagatttggcaagaaaggtaaGTTaagtcctcgatacattggaccatttgaaattCTAGATAAGATTGGAGATCGAGCCTATCGTCTTGCATTGCCACCGGACTTGGATCGAGTTCAtaatgtatttcatgtatctatgcttcGTAAGTATCTTGCTAATCCATCTCATGTTCTTCGGTACGAGTCATTGGAGCTTTTGCCTAACCTAAGTTATGATGAAATGCCggttcaaattcttgatcgtaaGGTTAAGGTGTTAAGGAACAAAGAAATTGGCCTTGTCAAAGTTCTATGGAGAAATCAAGTGAttgaagaggccacgtgggaaccggaAGAGGAGATGAAGCAACGTTATCCTAATCTATTCGACAGTAGGTAA
- the LOC140806702 gene encoding uncharacterized protein has translation MPPKRKNVEGDDSTPLTDKTTRVVDEFTKLLQEQAKVHGEQIQQLLTMQMTIQGQVQERVQGTTNSFENGAYDHFRRMNPPDFIGGPDPLVALEWVKALEAIFDYLKFTDQEKVDCAVFMLVKAARIWWEATKMSVNVKELKWNEFKDLFHAKYFSKEIKAKKVKEFLEFRQASLSVADYILKFEEGCVFVQFISENDKDKGEHFIRGLKPEIIRDVHMSKVVTYQEIVERALLAEQEIEKERQLRRQVFQARGQGSSVNVRGGYKGKGKMEQRSRIPLPLTDSERPLCSKCGKTHKGECLIGSGRCYRCKEMGHTVYNCPLSVGKGKVQGRIFTMKKEGGNPNASVISGNIFILGKEALTLIDTGATHSFISEEFMHTIFVEPTVVPV, from the coding sequence ATGCCTCCCAAGCGTAAGAATGTTGAAGGGGATGATAGTACCCCTCTCACAGACAAGACTACTCGGGTAGTAGATGAATTCACTAAGTTATTGCAAGAGCAAGCTAAGGTTCATGGTGAACAGATTCAACAGTTATTGACTATGCAAATGACGATCCAAGGTCAAGTTCAAGAAAGAGTTCAAGGCACGACAAACAGTTTTGAAAATGGTGCTTATGATCATTTCAGGCGGATGAACCCTCCTGATTTTATTGGTGGTCCTGATCCATTAGTAGCTCTTGAATGGGTCAAAGCTTTGGAAGCCATCTTCGACTATTTGAAATTCACTGATCAGGAGAAGGTTGATTGTGCTGTGTTTATGTTGGTCAAGGCTGCTCGTATTTGGTGGGAAGCCACCAAAATGAGTGTTAATGTTAAAGAACTGAAGTGGAACGAGTTTAAAGATTTATTTCAtgccaaatatttttcaaaggaAATTAAGGCCAAGAAGGTGAAAGAATTTCTTGAGTTTAGACAGGCTTCTTTGTCTGTTGCTGATTACATATTGAAATTTGAAGAAGGTTGTGTATTTGTTCAGTTTATTTCCGAGAatgacaaggataaaggtgaACACTTTATTCGTGGGTTGAAGCCCGAAATTATAAGGGATGTGCATATGTCCAAGGTGGTGACATATCAAGAAATTGTGGAGAGAGCCTTACTTGCTGAACAAGAGATAGAGAAGGAAAGGCAGTTGAGGAGACAAGTTTTTCAAGCAAGAGGTCAGGGTTCAAGTGTAAATGTTCGAGGAGGTTATAAAGGCAAAGGCAAGATGGAGCAGCGTAGTAGGATTCCTTTGCCTCTTACAGATAGTGAACGACCATTGTGTTCCAAGTGTGGAAAGACACACAAAGGAGAATGTTTAATCGGAAGTGGTCGTTGCTATAGATGTAAGGAAATGGGACACACAGTATATAATTGTCCTCTTTCGGTTGGAAAAGGAAAAGTTCAAGGCAGAATCTTTACGATGAAAAAAGAGGGTGGAAATCCTAATGCTTCAGTCATATCAGGTAATATTTTCATTTTGGGCAAAGAAGCACTTACCTTAATCGATACTGGTGCAacacattcttttatatctGAGGAGTTTATGCATACTATATTTGTTGAACCTACTGTGGTGCCTGTTTAA